One Blastopirellula marina genomic window carries:
- a CDS encoding DUF1501 domain-containing protein: protein MNSRQTINKQLLSRNLARRDFLQVGGLAAMGLGLASCYIRSAVASHSARAKSCILIWLDGGPSHLETFDPKPEANREVRGPFGSIATTVPGVHISELMPRTAAVMQHSVIIRSMTSPLGEHNFGTHYLLTGFKPTPALNYPAIGSVVSHLHRQQGDIPSHVAIPDMRVGGGKFVVPGYLPTSVAPFEVGGDPAKPDFRVRDLEMFPGIVDERLEQRRRYLEQLNRVQHAVEHAPPSDPAFEQAYRLMTSPSAKRAFDLSSENQDTRRRYGDRSIGQCCLLARRLVEAGVPFVTVNNRGWDTHNDLVTRLKDGYTGAKTPVGLVPSLDLAFSALISDLQQRGLLDDTLVVAMGEFGRTPKLNTQAGRDHWPRVFSVILAGAGIPGGQVIGASDSMGESPIERPVTPADLSATIYQLLGIDPKQTLQTSDGRPVKISHNGVPLKELVG, encoded by the coding sequence ATGAATTCTCGACAAACAATTAACAAGCAACTGCTGTCCCGCAATTTGGCACGGCGTGACTTTCTACAAGTCGGTGGACTTGCGGCCATGGGGCTTGGACTTGCAAGTTGCTACATCCGCTCCGCCGTTGCGTCGCATTCGGCACGTGCGAAGTCGTGTATCCTGATTTGGCTCGATGGTGGACCAAGTCATCTCGAAACGTTCGATCCTAAGCCGGAGGCCAATAGAGAAGTCCGTGGACCTTTCGGCTCCATCGCCACAACGGTGCCGGGCGTCCACATTAGTGAACTCATGCCACGCACGGCAGCAGTCATGCAGCATTCAGTCATCATTCGTTCAATGACTTCGCCACTAGGCGAGCACAATTTTGGCACGCACTACTTATTAACCGGCTTCAAACCCACCCCGGCGCTCAATTACCCGGCAATTGGGTCAGTCGTGTCGCACCTTCATCGCCAGCAAGGCGATATTCCGTCGCACGTTGCGATTCCTGATATGCGCGTTGGTGGTGGCAAGTTTGTCGTCCCGGGATACTTACCGACGAGCGTCGCTCCCTTCGAAGTGGGAGGCGACCCGGCCAAGCCCGACTTCCGCGTTCGTGATCTTGAAATGTTTCCCGGTATTGTTGACGAACGTCTCGAACAACGCCGACGCTACCTCGAACAGCTCAATCGTGTACAGCACGCTGTTGAGCATGCTCCGCCGTCAGATCCTGCCTTTGAGCAGGCCTATCGACTAATGACTTCCCCTTCTGCAAAGCGGGCTTTCGATCTTTCGAGCGAGAACCAAGACACTCGGCGACGTTATGGCGATAGATCGATCGGTCAATGCTGCCTGTTGGCACGCCGGCTTGTTGAGGCGGGCGTTCCGTTTGTCACTGTCAACAACCGCGGATGGGATACGCATAACGACCTCGTCACGCGGCTTAAGGACGGATACACCGGTGCTAAGACTCCAGTAGGCCTCGTCCCGTCTCTCGACTTGGCTTTCTCGGCACTTATCTCCGATCTACAGCAGCGGGGCTTGCTCGACGACACGCTGGTTGTGGCCATGGGTGAATTCGGTCGTACTCCGAAACTGAATACACAGGCTGGTCGCGATCATTGGCCGCGCGTGTTTAGTGTGATTTTGGCGGGAGCTGGTATTCCCGGTGGACAAGTCATCGGTGCTAGTGACAGCATGGGCGAGAGCCCCATTGAACGACCTGTCACACCAGCTGATTTATCTGCCACGATCTATCAACTACTTGGTATCGATCCGAAACAAACGCTACAAACATCCGACGGTCGCCCTGTGAAAATCAGTCATAATGGCGTACCGCTCAAGGAACTTGTGGGATAA
- a CDS encoding WD40 repeat domain-containing protein gives MSLTAKTSLTISLVAVIWLACTPVAAAAPITALAFSPDETSVIAGSQSGIEIHSWPQLETTSKLDVEFGSIHDLIFSPNGRYLMIVGGVASEFGEWQIFSWPSLNVVAKSIAHDDSIHSAAWIDENRFVTVGVDSKWIVWRLNGKTAEQLVEWAGHSRGVLAVEALRDKDFFVTAGVDQILRVWPGDVTEHKSPQALRNLDNHTGPVCDLALRPGRQPQPMVASASVDRTVRLWQPIIGRLVKFARVPVEPTCLAWSRDGSRLAAGCADGSLRIINPATVQIDQTCHGIDGWIHSVASANDGSFAVGGTGGQITRVMPSNH, from the coding sequence ATGTCTCTCACTGCGAAAACGAGTCTCACGATTTCACTTGTCGCTGTCATTTGGCTGGCTTGTACTCCAGTCGCGGCAGCAGCACCCATCACTGCATTGGCCTTTTCCCCCGATGAAACGAGCGTCATTGCTGGTTCGCAATCAGGCATCGAAATTCATAGTTGGCCCCAATTGGAAACAACTTCCAAGTTAGATGTCGAGTTTGGCAGCATCCACGATTTGATCTTCTCGCCAAATGGAAGATATCTGATGATCGTTGGCGGTGTGGCAAGCGAATTTGGCGAATGGCAAATCTTCTCTTGGCCGTCACTCAATGTCGTCGCTAAAAGTATCGCACACGACGATTCGATTCACTCCGCAGCCTGGATCGACGAGAACCGCTTTGTGACCGTAGGGGTTGATAGCAAGTGGATTGTTTGGAGACTCAATGGGAAGACTGCCGAACAACTTGTGGAATGGGCTGGCCATTCGCGGGGCGTGTTGGCCGTCGAAGCTTTGAGGGATAAAGACTTCTTTGTTACCGCGGGTGTCGATCAGATACTAAGAGTGTGGCCTGGGGATGTAACTGAACACAAGTCGCCACAAGCACTTCGCAATCTCGATAATCATACTGGCCCCGTTTGTGATCTCGCACTACGGCCAGGCCGGCAGCCACAACCTATGGTTGCTTCAGCGAGTGTCGACAGAACGGTTCGACTTTGGCAGCCTATCATCGGCCGGTTGGTAAAGTTCGCGAGGGTACCAGTCGAACCTACTTGCTTGGCTTGGAGCCGCGATGGAAGTCGACTAGCCGCTGGTTGTGCCGATGGCTCGTTGCGGATTATCAATCCGGCGACCGTGCAGATTGATCAAACGTGCCACGGAATCGATGGATGGATCCATAGTGTCGCTTCCGCGAACGACGGTAGCTTCGCCGTTGGCGGCACCGGCGGCCAAATCACTCGCGTTATGCCGTCAAATCATTAG
- the cas2 gene encoding CRISPR-associated endonuclease Cas2, producing MYVLVTYDVNTETREGRRRLRQIAKTCLDYGQRVQQSVFELKVDPAQWAECKAKLTGIMDTTKDSLRFYYLGANWKRRVEHCGANPSLDIDGPLIA from the coding sequence ATGTATGTTCTAGTAACCTATGACGTGAACACAGAGACTCGCGAAGGCCGTCGCCGTCTCCGTCAAATTGCAAAAACGTGTCTCGACTATGGGCAACGAGTCCAGCAATCCGTGTTCGAACTGAAGGTCGATCCGGCACAATGGGCCGAATGTAAAGCCAAGCTCACGGGTATCATGGATACCACCAAAGACAGTCTTCGCTTCTACTACCTGGGTGCCAATTGGAAACGTCGCGTCGAGCACTGTGGAGCCAACCCTTCGCTCGACATTGATGGCCCCCTAATCGCCTAG
- a CDS encoding glyoxalase superfamily protein encodes MSESLNESPRGFEVRSSIPVLRMFDEAKAKAFYLAYLGFEIDWESRFSSTAPLYMQIHLGDAILHLDGHAKEAAPIAEVNIPILGLQNYCDYLNAKGAEYPEAVAVDPRYQGRNTDLNIWDPFGNYLVFCSQTTEG; translated from the coding sequence ATGAGCGAATCACTTAACGAGTCACCGCGCGGGTTCGAGGTCAGATCTTCAATCCCGGTACTGCGGATGTTCGATGAAGCCAAGGCGAAGGCATTCTATCTGGCGTATTTAGGATTTGAGATAGACTGGGAGTCTCGATTTTCGTCAACGGCGCCACTGTATATGCAGATCCATCTCGGAGATGCGATCCTTCATCTAGATGGGCATGCGAAGGAGGCCGCGCCGATCGCTGAGGTCAATATTCCAATCCTCGGATTGCAAAACTATTGTGACTATCTGAATGCAAAGGGAGCTGAATATCCAGAGGCAGTTGCCGTGGATCCACGATATCAGGGGCGGAATACAGACTTAAATATCTGGGACCCGTTCGGCAACTATCTGGTTTTCTGCTCGCAGACGACAGAGGGATAG
- a CDS encoding transposase: MWGDFLSYARLVTPQETSDGKVTGHSGSKIGNVHLKWALSEAALMILRYSDEAKAFLKRKEKKHGKRRALTLLARKIARAVYQILKREETFDAVKFFAN, from the coding sequence GTGTGGGGGGACTTCTTATCCTATGCTAGGCTGGTTACTCCCCAAGAGACCAGCGACGGCAAGGTGACTGGTCATAGCGGATCCAAGATTGGCAACGTGCACCTCAAATGGGCACTCTCCGAAGCCGCGCTGATGATACTCCGCTACAGCGACGAGGCCAAGGCATTTCTCAAACGCAAGGAGAAAAAGCACGGCAAGCGGCGAGCCCTGACGTTGTTAGCACGCAAGATCGCTCGGGCTGTCTACCAAATACTCAAACGCGAGGAGACGTTTGATGCGGTGAAGTTCTTCGCCAACTAA
- a CDS encoding transposase, protein MLGHALYRKAIHGGKKKEDKLDSEKLARLMRGGTFPLSYVYPREMRATRDLVRRQMFLVRRRSELLTHVQLINQQYNNDPFDKMLQYAGNRDILYRFAECIARLSVEADLQMIGHYDQLLRQLENSLLRQAKLHDSQSCDLLRTIPGIGKILSLVLLYEIHCIERFPSVGGLLILC, encoded by the coding sequence GTGCTTGGTCACGCTCTGTATAGGAAAGCGATTCATGGAGGCAAGAAGAAGGAAGATAAGCTTGATAGTGAGAAGCTTGCTCGACTCATGCGTGGCGGTACTTTTCCGTTGAGTTACGTTTATCCACGAGAGATGCGAGCAACTCGTGACCTTGTCCGGAGACAGATGTTTCTCGTGCGTCGTCGTAGCGAATTGTTGACCCATGTGCAGTTAATCAACCAACAGTACAATAACGACCCCTTCGACAAGATGCTGCAATACGCCGGCAACCGTGACATCCTCTATCGGTTCGCTGAGTGCATTGCCCGGCTAAGCGTCGAAGCCGACCTGCAGATGATTGGTCACTACGATCAACTTTTGAGGCAACTGGAGAACAGCTTGCTGCGACAGGCCAAGCTGCATGATTCCCAGTCCTGCGATCTTCTGCGAACGATTCCAGGAATTGGCAAGATCCTTTCTCTGGTGCTGCTGTACGAGATCCACTGCATTGAGCGATTTCCCAGTGTGGGGGGACTTCTTATCCTATGCTAG
- the cas4 gene encoding CRISPR-associated protein Cas4: MPYTEAELIPLSALQHLLFCPRQAALIHVEQLWAENRLTVEGMHLHRRAHEATDELRGDTRIVRGLALRSLAHGLVGMADIVEFTPNDETRATTLRTTPLRGLFQAVKAEPAAWQVTPVEYKRGKPKSDESDRVQLCAQTLCLEEMLMVKIAEGSLFYGKRKRRTRVLFDAELRATTVAAAERFHQLFSSGVTPPAVYSAKCDNCSLISLCLPKIAGRGLAQQFLNRQFSLALSMEAPRSDPDDHEESA, translated from the coding sequence TTGCCATACACCGAAGCCGAACTGATCCCGCTTTCCGCACTTCAGCATCTGCTGTTTTGCCCACGGCAAGCGGCACTCATTCATGTTGAGCAGCTTTGGGCAGAAAATCGACTAACCGTCGAGGGAATGCATCTTCATCGCCGTGCCCATGAGGCGACGGACGAGTTGCGAGGCGACACGCGGATTGTTCGCGGACTGGCCTTGCGTTCACTAGCACATGGACTGGTGGGGATGGCGGATATCGTGGAATTTACCCCAAACGATGAAACACGAGCTACCACACTTCGCACAACACCATTACGAGGACTCTTTCAGGCCGTAAAAGCGGAACCCGCTGCTTGGCAGGTGACACCCGTGGAGTATAAGCGGGGCAAACCCAAGAGCGACGAAAGCGATCGAGTTCAGCTCTGTGCCCAGACGCTTTGTTTAGAAGAGATGCTCATGGTAAAAATCGCCGAAGGTTCACTCTTTTATGGCAAGCGGAAACGTCGTACGCGCGTCTTATTTGATGCCGAGCTTCGCGCCACGACGGTAGCTGCGGCCGAGCGTTTTCACCAACTTTTTTCGTCCGGGGTGACTCCACCTGCGGTCTACTCAGCGAAGTGTGATAATTGCTCGTTGATATCGCTTTGCTTGCCGAAGATTGCTGGTCGTGGACTGGCGCAACAATTCCTAAATCGACAGTTTTCCTTGGCTCTTTCCATGGAAGCGCCACGTTCGGATCCGGATGACCACGAGGAGTCGGCATGA
- the cas7c gene encoding type I-C CRISPR-associated protein Cas7/Csd2, whose product MNRYDFVYFFDVTDGNPNGDPDAGNLPRVDPETGHGLVTDVCLKRKIRNYVGLVWGEEPPYEIYVKEKAVLNQQHDRAYQATKISTNKGKLPKDAAQARKITDWMCQNFFDIRAFGAVMTTEVNCGQVRGPIQIGFARSVSPVVALEHSVTRCAVTTEREAEKQEGDNRTMGRKYSIPYGLYRAHGFINPFLAEKTGFSDEDLDLFKSALNNMFEYDRSASRGLMTPKACIAFKHKSQLGNARADQLFARVHCARQEMETEPARSFDDFGLSVVTEDLPTGVSVERWV is encoded by the coding sequence ATGAACCGCTACGACTTCGTCTATTTCTTCGATGTTACCGACGGCAATCCCAACGGCGATCCAGATGCCGGAAACCTGCCGCGAGTCGATCCGGAAACTGGTCATGGGCTTGTTACCGATGTTTGCTTAAAGCGGAAGATTCGCAACTATGTCGGGCTGGTGTGGGGTGAGGAGCCTCCCTACGAAATCTATGTCAAGGAGAAGGCAGTTCTCAACCAGCAGCACGATCGGGCATATCAGGCAACCAAGATTTCAACGAATAAGGGCAAGCTTCCGAAAGATGCTGCCCAGGCCAGGAAAATTACCGACTGGATGTGCCAAAACTTCTTCGATATTCGTGCCTTCGGTGCCGTGATGACTACGGAGGTTAATTGTGGACAGGTCCGCGGACCAATCCAAATTGGCTTCGCTCGTAGTGTGTCTCCCGTCGTTGCACTGGAGCACTCCGTCACACGCTGCGCGGTCACCACGGAACGTGAGGCCGAAAAGCAAGAAGGCGACAATCGCACGATGGGGCGGAAATATTCGATCCCCTATGGGTTGTATCGTGCGCATGGCTTCATCAATCCATTTCTGGCCGAAAAGACTGGATTCTCCGATGAGGATTTAGATCTCTTCAAGTCCGCCCTGAACAACATGTTCGAATATGATCGCTCAGCCAGCCGCGGGCTGATGACCCCCAAGGCCTGCATTGCCTTCAAACACAAAAGCCAACTTGGCAATGCTCGTGCCGACCAATTGTTCGCCCGTGTGCATTGTGCCCGTCAAGAAATGGAAACCGAGCCCGCACGAAGCTTTGATGATTTTGGCCTGAGCGTCGTAACGGAGGATCTACCTACGGGAGTTTCAGTCGAACGCTGGGTTTAG
- the cas1c gene encoding type I-C CRISPR-associated endonuclease Cas1c: MKQHLNTLFVTTEGTYLAKDGMAVAVRMEKKTRLRIPLHNLDGIVCFGRVGVSPSLMAICGESGVTISMTDAHGRFRAAIIGYSPGNVLLRRTQYRVADDPSKSCEIARIMVAAKLANCRAVLLRAARDSRVESRRSTLTTAARRLVTNLEAARACDSLERLRGIEGEGASTYFEAFSAMVNVPEDAFQFTSRSRRPPLDPLNALLSFLYALLAHDARSACEAAGLDAAVGFLHRDRPGRPGLALDLMEEFRPFLADRLALSLINRRQISASGFTTSPTGAVNMNDATRKTLLKAYQVRKQKTMLHPFLQEKTSVGIMIHLQARLLARHLRGDVDAYPAFVWR; this comes from the coding sequence ATGAAGCAACACCTCAATACCTTGTTTGTCACGACGGAAGGTACTTACCTAGCCAAAGATGGCATGGCCGTGGCCGTTCGAATGGAAAAGAAGACTCGCCTCCGGATACCACTACACAATCTCGATGGAATTGTCTGCTTCGGCCGTGTAGGAGTCAGTCCATCGCTGATGGCCATCTGTGGTGAATCTGGCGTAACGATTTCGATGACGGATGCCCACGGGCGTTTTCGTGCCGCGATCATAGGATACTCACCCGGTAACGTCCTTCTTCGGAGGACACAGTATCGCGTTGCCGATGATCCATCAAAGTCTTGCGAAATTGCTCGAATCATGGTGGCCGCCAAATTGGCCAACTGCCGAGCCGTCTTGCTTCGAGCAGCGCGGGATTCGAGGGTTGAATCACGTAGAAGCACTCTAACTACGGCTGCTCGGCGTTTGGTTACGAATTTGGAAGCTGCCCGTGCGTGTGATTCCCTGGAGCGATTGCGAGGGATTGAAGGCGAGGGGGCAAGCACCTATTTCGAGGCCTTTTCAGCGATGGTGAATGTGCCTGAGGATGCATTCCAGTTCACAAGTCGAAGCCGGCGGCCTCCGCTCGATCCGTTGAACGCGTTGCTCTCATTTCTTTATGCACTACTGGCCCATGATGCCCGATCGGCTTGCGAAGCGGCAGGCCTCGATGCGGCCGTCGGTTTCCTTCACAGAGATCGGCCTGGGAGGCCAGGCTTAGCACTTGACCTGATGGAAGAGTTTCGTCCATTTCTAGCCGATCGACTGGCGCTTTCTTTGATTAATCGCCGACAAATATCGGCCAGCGGATTTACCACTTCGCCAACGGGCGCAGTCAACATGAACGATGCGACTCGCAAGACATTGCTCAAGGCCTATCAAGTCCGGAAGCAGAAAACGATGTTACATCCTTTCCTTCAGGAAAAGACATCGGTCGGGATAATGATCCACCTCCAGGCTCGTCTGCTGGCTCGCCACTTGCGAGGTGACGTTGATGCCTATCCGGCCTTCGTTTGGCGTTGA